Below is a genomic region from Gillisia sp. Hel_I_86.
AGTAAGTGAAAATTAGTCAATTCTACAATTTGATATTTAGGAACCCTATTTAGACCTCAATATTTTTCAGCGCGGACTTAATGAGGCAAATTGCGATTATTGGAGCTGATCCCAGAGAAATTTTCGCACTCTAGGCTAAACTATACGTACTATATGATTAGAGTTTAATACCCCAAAACCACCTTTTAAAATCAAGAGGTGGTTTTGCAAAATTAAAATTCTAGACCTTCAAAAATAATGGAAGATCACACAAATTCTGTTTTTTCCAGCACTTTCGCTTCTGGGGTTCCAGATGATTCTGTAGTATTTAAATTTTCCGATTTCTCTTTTTCTCCCGAGAAATATGGAAATACATCTACAATAGGAGATTCGGTAATAGCAGGAATCGAGTAGTCTCCCATAGTATTATCCATAGCTTGAGTTGTATTATCAAAAGCCTCTTTTACATCATTTGCCTGAACCAAAATATATACATTGGTTTTTTTCTCCTTCCCACTATTTTCATCTAGAGCAATTAAAGAAACTTTAGATTTAAACCATCGATCGGAATTTTCAAAAGGATGAACCTCTGATAAATTAGACACTTTTATATTGGTAATTAAGACCTCTTCACTGGTATAGGCAGCCATTTCTTCTTTAATCCTGGTTTCTGCTTCAGTAAACGAAATTGCATCTAATAAATAAGTCTCTGTAGTAAGTTTTTGTTCTCCAGTTTCATGTGTTCTTCTATATTTTACTTTACACTCGTACCAAGTTGCGCTCATATCTTTATTTTTTGGATGCCAAATATAATTTTAAAAATAAGCTTAGAGGATAATCCTGCCAATAGATATTCACAATTTTATTTTTATCTAATTTTTAATCCAAAGCAACTAAAAAACTTACTTCGTTGCTTAAGTAAATCTCGATAAACACGCGCTGAATAGCGCACCTTTTATTTGATATTTGATAATCTCTTAATGGAGAGGGAGGAACTAACCAAAATTTCAATTTTAGACGTCTTCCAGATATATTTCATTGAATTTATTTTTCATTTCAGTATTTCCAAGCATGACTATTTCAGCTCCCCGGGGAAGGAGGGTATTTGCGGTTAGTAGTGTAATGACTTGTGGACCCTCTTTTATGGCAATGACTGAAAGTCCTGTTTTAGCACCTATGCCAGATTCTGCAAGTGATTTACCTTCTAAAGATTGGGGTGTCGGGGCTATAAACAACGTAATCCCTTCCCCGAGAATGGTTAGTTCCTGACCTTTGGAAATAGACAAAACAGCTTCAGAACCCAAAGTTGCATAACTCAATACAAAATTAGCTCCTGCCCTATGGATAATATCAATATTTCGAGCTTCTGTTATCCGGCTCACTATCCTTAATTCCTTGTTTAATTGTCGGCAATAGGATGCAAGATAAATATTCATGGTGTCATCATTGGTAGATAGCAATACCGAAGGAGCTTCCAATATTCCAGCTTTTTTTAGAAGTTCGTAATCCGAGGCCCGCCCAGCGAATACTTTATTACAAATATGGCGTGCTTTTTTGCAGATCTCCGGATCCTTATCAATTAGGTTCACCGGGATATCATTTTTATGTAGTAATTCTATCGCGGCCAGTCCTACTTTACCACCTCCAATTACCAGAACTGGATTAGGGTTTATATTGTGGTCATAGAAGAGTTCATCGATGCTTTGAAGTTGATCTTTATTCCCAATTATGACCAAAACACTTTCTAATGTTAGTTTTTTATTTACATGTACTGGTTTTAACCTACCTCTTTCCCAAATTGCTACTACACTAACCCCAAATTTTTGTCTTAATCCGGCCTCTCTAATGGTTTTAGAAACCAAATGAGTATATAGGACGGGCAATTCTGCAATAAACAGATCTTCATATTGTCCTATTGGTTGGGATTTTGCAAGTTGCGAATTTACCCTGTTGGCCAATTGTTCCCCAAGCCACCTTTTTACAGGTAATACATGATTGGCACCACTCAGTTCCTGTACATGCACCGATTCATCATCTGTTGCTATGGCTACAATTGGTATAGTAGGAGTTATAGCCCGGATAGTAAGAATGATCTTGGTGTTAAGAATATCATCCCTATTGACAACAAGCATTTTCGCATCCTTAATATTGGCAAGGATAAAGGTTTCCTGGCTATCCAATTCTCCAAATATTACGGGAACACCGTCATCATGATTTTCGAGCGCTATTGCGAGATCGTTTTCTATAATGTAATAAAGGGTATTCTCTTGCTTCAACCGTTCTGTGAGATCCCTTGCTATGACATCATAAGAACATATTAAAACATGGTTTTTTGTTCCTTTAGGAACTTGGCGGGGAACCCTATTTTTGGCTTGTGACTCTAAAAGTGGAACATAAAAATGCCTTATAAAGGCAAAGGGCAAAACAATCAATAACATAATAATTCCAGATAGCAGAACCACTATACTGAAAAGTCGGCCGATATCAGATTGGAATGTGATATCTCCAAAACCAAGCGTACTCATAACGGTAAGTGTCCAGTAAAAGCCTGTGACCCAAGAATGATCTTGACCTTCAACCTCTGTCATGATAATGTGGAAAAGGATGGAATAAATAAAGATAACAATTCCTAAAAAGGCCAAATACCTAATTAATATCTTCGAGTTTCTTTTAAAGTCCCTGTCCCTTAAATAATATACTAACTGACTACCTATAAATTTCATGATCTCTATTTCTAAACAGGGTTTGCAACTTGCCTATTTTAGGTTCTTAACCCATACAATTTAAGTTAAGATTTCTTAATTCAAGAAGAAAATCCATTTATACTCTTTTAAGCACCAAAAATATTCTTGCTTAAAAAGAGAGAAGGTATTTGAAGAAACTTGGGACGAAAAGATTTTAAATTGGATTATTAGGACTATTAGATTTATTATTAAATAAACTACCCCGAGGCAGAGCCGTCGGGGTATTCAACGGAAGAAAGTTATAACATTTTATGAAAACCATCTGTTTTCAAACTTTCCTCTAAAACCTCCGAGGCAGAGCCTCGGGGAATTCTATTGATTAAACCTCATTTTAAGCTGGAAGAAGATTATATTTTTCCGCTATTAGATCCAAAAAATCCATTAATAGCACGTGCTTTAGAAGAACATCGGCGGCTTGAACATCTTTTTCACGAGCACGAAAATATCCAAAATTCCCTAAGTCTTTTAAAAGAAGAGCTGGAAGCGCATATCCGTTTTGAAGAACGACTTTTATTTAATGAAATTCAGAAAATAGCCACGAAAGAAGAATTGGAGAAAATCAATAAAATACATCTCAATACAGATTCCGAGAAAATTTATGAGGATTTATTTTGGGAAAAAAGATAATTCTTTATAAAAGAACAACTCTATTTCTGACAATTTTGTCATTTTATGATAAATATCATATTTTACGTTTCAAGGGTTGTTGAAATTTGAAAAA
It encodes:
- a CDS encoding DUF4494 domain-containing protein, producing MSATWYECKVKYRRTHETGEQKLTTETYLLDAISFTEAETRIKEEMAAYTSEEVLITNIKVSNLSEVHPFENSDRWFKSKVSLIALDENSGKEKKTNVYILVQANDVKEAFDNTTQAMDNTMGDYSIPAITESPIVDVFPYFSGEKEKSENLNTTESSGTPEAKVLEKTEFV
- a CDS encoding potassium channel family protein, which gives rise to MKFIGSQLVYYLRDRDFKRNSKILIRYLAFLGIVIFIYSILFHIIMTEVEGQDHSWVTGFYWTLTVMSTLGFGDITFQSDIGRLFSIVVLLSGIIMLLIVLPFAFIRHFYVPLLESQAKNRVPRQVPKGTKNHVLICSYDVIARDLTERLKQENTLYYIIENDLAIALENHDDGVPVIFGELDSQETFILANIKDAKMLVVNRDDILNTKIILTIRAITPTIPIVAIATDDESVHVQELSGANHVLPVKRWLGEQLANRVNSQLAKSQPIGQYEDLFIAELPVLYTHLVSKTIREAGLRQKFGVSVVAIWERGRLKPVHVNKKLTLESVLVIIGNKDQLQSIDELFYDHNINPNPVLVIGGGKVGLAAIELLHKNDIPVNLIDKDPEICKKARHICNKVFAGRASDYELLKKAGILEAPSVLLSTNDDTMNIYLASYCRQLNKELRIVSRITEARNIDIIHRAGANFVLSYATLGSEAVLSISKGQELTILGEGITLFIAPTPQSLEGKSLAESGIGAKTGLSVIAIKEGPQVITLLTANTLLPRGAEIVMLGNTEMKNKFNEIYLEDV